TTATCGGCCTTCTCGTCACAACTCCCTATTATTACAGTATAGCCTTTACGCCTTGCTTCATCTTCCACTACTCTAGCAATATTGGCAAAGAATGGATTAGATATATCTGCTATTACCAGGCCTATGGTATACGTTTTTCCGCTTCTAAGGCTTTTTGCTACTTGATTAGGTTCATAATTCAGTTTCTTAGCTATCTCTCTAATTTTAATTGCTATCTCCTTCCCTACTCTTTTCTCTTTCTCATTTCCATTAATCACATAGGAAACCAAGGCCGTTGAAACCCCAGCTTCCTTTGCGATATCTTTCATTGAAACCTTTTTTGCATTCATGAGGTAAACTTAAATATTGCTTCTAAGTAAAAAAACTATTAAACAATAAAAAAGTATTATTTAATCGGTTAAATACCCCATAAATTGACAATTTATGGTCTTAAGATTGTTCCGTCTGCTTTTCTAACTTGCCAATTTGACTTAGTTCCAATTGGATATTTGGCAGCCTCTTTCTCATCAATATCAACTCCTAAGCCTGGAGCATCATTGACAGACATATAGCCATTTTTCATAGTAGGGCAGCCAGAAAAAACATCTAGCATTTCTTCACTAAAAGAGACCGCCTCTTGAATTCCAAAATTCCAAATTGCCATATCAATGTGGGCATGAGCAGAATGGCCGACCGGGGAAACATCCCCCGGTCCGTGCCAAGCTGTGCGGATATTAAACCATTCACCTAACCTTGCTACTTTCATGGCGGGCGTAATTCCACCTATTTGAGAGACATGAATCCTGATAAAATCAAACCATTGATTTACCATGGGCTCTACAAATTCATTAATATTATTAAACAGCTCTCCCATAGCCAAAGGCACAGTGGTGCTGGCTCTTAGCTGTTTGAACCATTTCATGTTTTCAGGAGAAAAAGGGTCTTCTATAAAGAATGGTCTATACTCCTCTAACTGTTTTATCATATGAATGGCATCTATAGGAGCCACACGCTCATGAATATCATGTAATAACTCTACCTCTTCACCACAAGCCTTTCTTACCGCTTCAAACATTTTAGGCACCGACTTTAGGTAATACTGCTGATTCATATAATTGTCAGATTCTCCTCCAAAACCAGCAGCCTTAAAGTCTGGCAATTGGTCTGTGGATCCTACTGCTCCATATCCACCTTGTTGAATCCTTATATGCTTAAAACCCTGCTCCTGATACTTTTGTACACTTTCTATTACATCACCAGGTGTTCTTCCACTGGCATGCGTGTAACATGGGATAGCAAACCTAGACTTACCGCCCAACAGTTGATATACAGGCATGCCTGCTCTTTTACCCTTAATATCCCATAAAGCTTGATCTAATCCACTTAAGGCATTGTTTAAAACAGGGCCGTTTCTCCAGTATGAACTTACATAGGCAGACTGCCACATGTCTTCAATATTATCCACGTCTTTCCCTCTACAGAAATCGTCTAGGTAACTGTTTATAGCTGCCACCACTGCTACTGCTCGTTGGGTAAATGTGGCACAGCCTAAACCATAAAGTCCTGGTTCAGAAGTCTCTACTTTTACCACTATTAAGTTAGACCTTTGTGGTGCAGTGGCTATTGCCCTAACTCGGGTAATAGTCACTTTCCCCATTCCTTTAGCATAACTTGGCGTAGTTTCTCTGGCTTCGGCTCTTGAGGCCCCACCAAAGAGGCCCAAGATTCCTGCCGAACTCAACCCTAGTTTCTTTATAGTATCTCTTCTACTTTCATCTACATTTATTTTTTTCATTCGTGTTTTAGTTAATAGGTTATAAATCTTTATTGGTTAGTTATCTAGAATACAATCTACTTCTTATCCCACCAAACACGAGTTTCTAGCGTATTAGGCCCTTGACGACTTATCGCTTCGTTCATGTTCGCAGAATTCACCACAATCTCTCCATCCGGATATGGTAACCTTCTAATAAAGTCTTCTCCTTTTAACTCAGAACCAGGGTAAGGATTTTTGGCTAAGGCCGGAAAACCGCTCCTTCTAAAATTAGCAAATGACTCATTTCCATCAATAAAAGTAGACACCCAATACTGCGTATTTATCTGGTCATAACCTTTAGATGGGTCGAAGGTTTGAGAATCAAGGTATGCTTGAATATCTGCCTCAGCAATAGTTGCTTTATCATCATAAAGTGCCATCTGTTCCAGATTCGCTCTAATTCCATTAGTATAATAAGTGGCGGCATCACCAGAAACCCAGCCTCTCATGGCTGCTTCTGCTAACAAAAGCTGTGTCTGAGAATATGTAACATGAAATTCAGGAGCATCCAACTTAAGAATTGTACCTAAATTCACTTGCGTGTAATCCCAAAGGCTTGCTACTTTCTTCTCTGCAAAAGTTTCTGAAATACTCACGTCATTATAGCCCATTGGCATTCCTATTTGATCTTCTTGAGCAGAAGATGCTCTAGCCGCAACTTGTTCTGGACCACCTTTGGCTCCCACATATCTTACTGCAAATACAGGTAAGCGAGGGTCATTATTATTCTTAAGAAATTCAACAAACGGCTCAGCTAAATAGAAATTCGTTTTCTCTCTTGCAGTCAAATGATTGGCAACATAGTTATTATAAATAGACGTATGTCTTATAATTGAATTTTCAGAATTAGATTCTATAAGTCCTCCAGCCACAGCCTTTTTTACATAAGTTTCGGCAGTAGCAGGATCTACCTTTGTCAATCTCATAGCTGCTCTCAGCATTAGAGAATTACCTAGTTTTTTCCATCCAGACACGTTTCCTCCATAAAGAATATCAGTACTAAAAGTAGGTTGATTTGCATCTAAGGCTGCTACAGCCTCTTCCAACTCTTTTAGTATGTCTTTATAAATGACTTCTTGACTGTCATAAATAGGGGTAACCACTTCATCAATAAAGCCTTTCCCTGCTTGAAAATAAGGAATATCTCCATAGGTGTCTGTCAAAACCATAAATGTGTATGCCTTCCAAATTCTAGCAGAGTTATAGGTATTACTCTCCATAGGTAAGTCTTTGGTTTGTTCCACCACAGCCACTACTTGCTTTACTACATTTCTGTAAAAATTATCCCACACCTTGGCGGCATTACTATTATTGAGCTGATTATAGTTTCCACCTGAAAGAGAACTTCCATAGGGGGTAATTATCTGCTGTACAATTCCAAAATTATAGCACAACATTCCTAATGTACCATTACCGTCAAGGTAAGTAGTACTAACAATGGCCTTATTTAGAATAAGGGATGAAGCCAGAGAAGTAGGATCCACCTTGTTAATATTTATTTCATCAAAACCTTCATCGCAACTAGGCAGGGCGGTTACTAACAGCACCAGACCTAAAATATATTTTATATTAAATTTCATAATTTTTCAGATTAAAGAGATTAAAATTTGAAGTTTAGATTAAAACCGACACTTCTTGTAGGAGGCAATCCTGGCCAAAAATCAAGACCCACGGCATTATCTGAGGAAACCAAAGCTTCTTCAGGATCCATGTTCTCCGTCCATTTTTTAATAGTTAAAACATTATTAGCTACCGCACTAAGCCTTAAACCTTTCACGAAACCATCTTCTGCAAAAAGTTTTGTAAAATCATAACTCAAAGACACTTGGCGTAGCTTCCAAAAGCCAGCGTTTTGAACGAAATCTTCATTTATCCCTAAAGGATTAATAGACTCGTAAAATGGCTGAACAGCCACCTGGGTAGTATTGATCTCTCCATTCTGGTTTACTCCATCACCAATCACATACCCTACGTCTCTTCCTGGCAAAGTTCTTTTAGAAAGACCATGACGAATATAATTAATGTTTCTTCCAGCAATCAACTTGTGACCTAACTTAAAGTCTATTAAAGTATATAATTGGATATTTTTATACCTAAAAGTATTTGTGATACCTCCAAAGTACTTTGGCAAAGCATTCCCAACATTCCTCAGTGTATTATCTCTTAGTGGCATTCCACTATTTGAGTCAAACACCTGCCTTCCTTGATCATCACGGAGATACATAAACGTATACAATTGACCTATCGGTTTTCCTACTACTTGGTTCAGTGTTCGTCCACCTCCACCACCTACGGTAATCACAGTGTCTTTATCCGTCAACCCAAGTTTTAACACTTCCGAAGTATTGTAAGAAGCATTAGCACTAAAGTCCCAAACAAAATCTCCACTCTTAATTGGTGAGAAACTTACCATGGCTTCAATACCTTGATTTCTACTACGCCCTACATTTATCAACTTACTGGTATAAGAGGTGGCATCAGATATTTGAGCCGCTAGTATCTGGTCTTCTGTAATCTTATTGTAATAGGTAAAGTCTAAGCCAACCTTGTTTTCAATAATTTTCATTTCTATTCCAAATTCAGCTTCTTTTACTCTTAAGGGCCTAAGATTCCTGTTTGGAACCACCGAAGCATTTACTCCTCCAATTGGTACTAATTGACCGCTAGGGTTTGGAAACGAATTATTATCAACAGCATAGTAAAGAGCATTAGAATATGGGTTTACATTATCTGACCCCACTTCTGCATAAGCCGCTCTAAATTTCCCAAAGTTTAACCAACTGGGTAGATTATTAAATGCTTGAGAAAACACGAAACTACCAGTGGCAGAAGGGTATAAAATACTCCTATTGGCTGCTGCCAATGTTGAAAACCAATCATTTCTAGCTGTTAAGCTTAAATAAAGAAACTCTTTATAGGAGATAGTGGTAGCTCCAAAAAGTGAATTTATCTTCTTTTCAGAAAGAGCATATAGAGGGTCTTTCACTCTTCCGTTCATCACCGTATAAAGCCCAGGCTGAACAAAATCTTGAACAGTCACACTGTTATAATCGTTTCTGGCATATCTCTGATTTCCACCAAGTGTTAAGTCTACACCAATGGTCCCGAAATCTCTATTGGCTCCTAAGATAAAGTCAAGATTTCTTTCGGTATTCTTTCTTATATCTTGCGTATAAGACCCATTTACATAACCTGTAGGTGCTTTAGGAATAGGTGCATAACCATTAGGGATATTGTACTCTTGATTTCTTACGTAGAAATCTTCCGAAAGTCTACCTTGTAAGTAAAGCCAATCTGTAAATTGATATTTCAACGCTATGTTCCCAAAAAGCCTGTTTCTGTCAATATTTTCAAATTTCCTACTCATGGAATAATAAGGATTGTTTCTTACCAAAAACCTTGAAAAAACAAATTCATCTCCATTAGGATGAGTGGGGTTATTTTGAAGAGCTTCAAAAGGCATCGAGTTAGCCAAAGTGAAAATAACTGTTGAGACTGCTACATCTTGCGTATTCACCTGAGGAGGGTTCGTATTATCTTCTAAGGAATAATTGACATTACCCGTAGCAGTAAGTTTGCTTGTAATGTTTTGGGTAAAACCGAGGTTTATAATCTTTTTATCAAACTTATTATTAGGCATAATACCTTTATTAGAGGCATTTGATAAAGATAAACTAAAACCACCTTTTTCTCCCGCGTTAGAAACTGTTATGGTGTTTGTCAGATTAGTCCCTACATCATAAAACTTCTTAACTCTATCATAAACAGGCTCATAAGGGTACTCTTCATTGTCAAATAATATTTGTGTCATACCCGGCTCAAACTTTTCACCAAAGCTCCAAACCCCAGAAGTAGGATTAGCACTAGTTGGTCTTTTACCTCCCTCACCTTGACCGTATTCATATTGAAAATCTGTATTGTCAATAGGTGTATCAGTAGTAAAATTCATATTATAAGATACTCCAAAACCCTTTCCACTTCCCTTGTTTTTAGTAGTAATCATAACCACACCGTCTTTGGCTCTAGAACCATATAGTGCTGCAGCTGTAGCTCCTTTTAAAACAGTCATAGACTCCACATCATCTGGATTTATACTGGAAAGCCCATCTCCACCATCCGAACTATTACTAGACCTTGAACCATAATCTCCACCTAAAGAGTAGTTAGTATTATCAACAGGAACACCATTTATGATAATTAAAGGATTGTTTTGCCCACTAAAAGACGACTGACCTCTAATTCTAATTTTGGCCGACCCGCCAGGCCCTGTTCCCATAGTGGTAATATTAACACCAGACATTTTACCCTGTAGCCCTGTCATTACATTAGGAGAGCGGTTAGTGCTCACCTGTTCGGCATTTACAGTAGCCGTGGCATATCCAAGAGTTTTCGCCTCTCTTTTTATACCCAAAGCCGTTACCACTACTTCAGAAAGATTAGTTTGTTCTTCTTCTAGTTTTACATTGATAACAGATTGGTTATTTACTTTAACACTCTTAGCTAAGTAACCAATAAAAGAGAATTTTAAGGTTCCATTGGCAGGAACACTTATGGAGTAAGCCCCATCCACATTAGTCATAGTTCCCTGTGTACTTCCTTCCAGTATTACACTTACACCAGGCAGACCGCCTTCGTTTCCGGTGACAGTTCCTGTCACCTCTTTGTTTTGTGCCATAATTTGGAAGCCAAATAACAGCAACGTCATCGTTAAATTAAAAAATAGTTTTTTCTTCATAGGATTGAATATTTAAAAAATTAAACATGAGCAATACCAAGCAGGGATGTCTTTGTCTTCAATTCAAACACAATTATATTGTGCTTAAACGTTTAAACAACCTTTCAAAAAAAATCCCTTTTTAGTTCTTCTTTTAAAATTTGATGTGTGCTGAACAATTTGCCTCTATTCGTCGGAAGGTCTTCTCTAACGAATTTAGATTCGTTCGTTAAATCATTTCAAAATTATGTTTAATCGTTTAAACAACCAAAACTTATTGATTATTTATTTATAAAAAACATAGGTATAGTACCATTTCATAGGTCTATATCAGAAATTTAGACGATGAAAAATATTATGCTAACATTCAATAAAAGAAGGAATCAGCATAAACTAGACGCTTTTCTCCTTTGATTTTCTCCCAGTTTTTTTTCGATTTTTTATATGAAGAAGAGTGGAAAAAGTCTTTTATCCAAAGGTCTTAAGCACAGGTATCAACCCGCAATTAGGTGATTTAAAACCATGCTTAATATCAAACTAAATGAAACTGAAGACCATTAATATTAGCTAGTTTTTACGCTAAATCCAGAAAGAGCTAACCTAAAAACACCATAAGAGAATGCCGCTTTAAAGATACCTAATTCAACATTCAAAGGCTTAGAAGAAAAAAACTTAAGGAAGAGCAGAGGTAATTGTATTAAGAAAAATAGTAGCACAAAAAAAGCAATCAATAATGTCATTAATTTTCTAAAGTTATGAAGCTCTTAGGAATTATACAATACTGATATACAACTATTTAAAGAAAACGTATTCTATAATTCACCCCTTTAAAACACCCTACTGCTTACCTTTCATAAGGTAATATTTTAGCTAACTGCCTAGCGGTTTCTGCACCCAATCTTTGAGGTGTATCCATTCGGCTAGTTGGGGTCTGGCTCAGTTTCTTTTGCCACAGTAGCTCTCCTGTTCTGCCGTCATACAAATTACCAAAAGTAGTAGCTCCACCAGGCAAAGAACTAAATCCAAAAGGTGGATTAACCACAATGCTAGTTTCGCCCCATACTACGGCATCCACATTTAGAACTCTACACAGTTCTCCTTTATCTAACTTAGGAATATCATATATTTTAACTCCCGCAGATTCTAAAAGTCGATTTGTAGTTAAGAAATCTTGAACCACTTTCTCAAACTTTCCTTTCTCCACTTGCTTCGCAACAGAAATAAAAAATTCCTTTTGCATATCTAAACCAGCTAATCTTTCTTGCTCTCGCCAATAATCGGCACCAGTCCTACCTCGTCTATTCTGCTTATATTCCTCATTAAAACTTACATCAAAAGGCAAAACCGCTATCTTTTGATGATATGAAATAGCATTCTGAACATCTGCCGAAACATACGGAGCGTTTGAAGCACAACTCGTTACTATATAAGTAAGGACCACTAAAGCCGTCAATATTCTTTTCATACTTACTAATACGCTTTTAGGTACAAAATTGTTGTAAACAATTACTTATCAAATAATTTCCACAGTAGATCTAATAAGGAAGTTCTTTTACTAATGCCAAAATGCCTCTGCGAACCATAGACGGTCTAATTTCTCCTAAATTATATTTACTACTTACTTCTGTTTTTTCATCCCAAACAAGCTTTAACGTCTTAGTGTCATAAATTGAACAGAAGACTGTAGTAACAACATCTCTTCCGCCCACAGACTCCTCCAAAGACGACTTACAAATAATGATTGCGTCAACTCCTAAAACCTGGCCGAGTTCACTAGAATCAAAGCCTTCTTTCTCTATGCCCTTATCTTTTAAAATTCTGTTAGTCTCTATATAACTTTGAACCGACACCTCTTGTCTACCCTTGTTTACCTGCTCCGCAAGAGTCAGAAAAAACTGCTTCTGTTCAAGGCTTTCATAAGGTAAGATTGCTATCTTTCTGTGAATCCCACGAAAACTTTCCTTTTGAGCATTTCCTTCCAAGCCCAGAGGTGCAGTCCGAACGCAACCAAAAGTCGAAAAAAGAAATAGATAGATTACATACTTCATTCTTGTGCATCTTTTTGAGAAAAACAAAGTCCACGATTACCCTACCAAGCCTTTACTGTATCAATAAAACACTTCACATTATCCGGATTCATATCAGGATATACACCGTGTCCTAAATTCGCAATGTATTTCTGCTTACCAAATTTATTTAGCATTATAGTAGTCTCCTTTTCTATTTCTTTGAAAGAGCCATATAACACACAAGGATCCAAATTACCCTGCAAAGTCTTATTTGGGATTAACTCTCTTGACTCCAGAATATCCATATTCCAGTCCATTCCTACTACGTTACAGTCTAACTGACCTATTTCCTCTCTAGCAAAATATGCTCCTTTAGCAAAAACAGTTACCGGAACGTTATTGATAGCTTTACATATTTGAGAAATATAGGGCGTAGCAAAAACGGAGTATTGACTTGGAGAGAGTATCCCAGCCCAGCTGTCAAAAACCTGAACCAAATTAGCTCCACAAGCCACCTGAGCTTTCAAATAAGTAATAGTCACATCTGTAATTTTCTGTAATAACTGATGTGACAATTCAGGCTCTGTATAAAGCATTTTCTTGGCTTCAGAGAATGTCTTAGAACCCTTTCCCTCTATCATGTAACAGAAAATAGTAAAAGGAGCTCCCGCAAAACCTATCAAAGGCACCCTATCAGACAGACCTGTTTTGACCAATTTCATAGCTTCCAAAACGTAAGAAAGTCTATCTTCAATGTCCGAGGTGTTTAAAACATCAACATCCGCTTTACTTTTTATAGTCTTTCTAAAGATAGGCCCTACCTTTTCTACCATCTCATATGGCAAATCCATTGCCTCAGGCACTACTAAAATATCCGAAAATATAATGGCAGCGTCTACCCCTAAAATATCAACTGGCTGCAGTGTTACCTCTGCCGCCAGTTCTGGATTTGTGGCCAAATTAATAAAGCTACCAGCTGTTTTTCGGACAGCACGGTATTCTTTTAAAATTCTACCCGCCTGTCTCATTACCCATACAGGTACTCTTTCTTGTTCCTCTCCTTTAGCTGCTCTTAGTAGCAGGTCGTTTTTTAAACTCATACCGCAAAAATAACAGGTCTTTAATCTAGATTTATTTTTTTACATAAAAAAAGCCAACCCAAAGGCTGGCTCAAATGTATATTTTAAAAAGCTACGTTATTTCATTACATATTGTTCCTTCTTATCAGAACCTAAAAGACGATGTGACTCATCTAAATTATCAAGCGTTTTTGCCAAATAATTTGGCGAGTAAAATCCTTTAAGTTTTGTCACTTCATTTCCTTTATAATCTGCTACCAAAAGCGTAGGAAATACTTTTACATCAAAACGCTCTGCTATTCTCTTTCCATCTTCAGTATCTATATCAACTCTATAAATCAAAAAATTGCCATTGACATAAGCCGCCAAATCACTATTCTTGAAGGTTTCATTATCCATCTTTTTACATGGACCACACCAAGTAGCCCAAAAATCTAACAAGATTGGTTTCTGTTGTTTTTTCGCCGTCCTTAAAAAGTTATCATAAGAACCACTATAAAATTCTACAGTTTTAATATCCTTTTTTCCTGTCCAGGAACTAAGGGTAATCATCGAAATGGCTAAAGCCAGTATGGTAAGGTTTTTCATTTTGCACGTGTATTAGTTATGTAATATTTTTTCAATTACCATGCCAAAGGTACAAAACTCTCAGAATAGCCCTGCAACCTCATCATCACCAACTGACTGCCAATGATATAAGAGAATGTAATTATTCCTTAGAAAATATTAACCCCTCTAAAAATTTAGAGGGGTAATATGCTCACCTTTTAACCTAAATTCTACATTGAATTTCAAATTCTTTAGTAGGAGCACATAAATTTCAGCAAAAAACTAATAGAATTCCGCCCCATTTATCTCCTCATTTGTCAAAGTACGTATAATTATAAAGTCAGAAGTGTAGAGTCGATTTATGCTCAAAATCATTCGTTAAAACCATTCATTGGGTAGATAGCTAAAAGCTTAAAATCTAATATTAATTGGAAAGCAAAAAAGTAACCTTATCAAACATTAAACAGAGATTCGTACTTACTACTTTTTTTAGAGCCCTGTGCAACCATCTTAGATAAAAGATGCATCTTATGTTTGAAACAAGCCATTTATGACAAAAATTTTATCCTTGTTTAGTTCAGACCACAATCTGGCAAAAGCTTTAAAACGAGGAGACAAGAAAGCTCAAAATCACTTATACGAACGTTACTCGGGTTTGATGTTCGGTATATGCATGCGTTATATGGGTGACCAAATGGCCGCAGAAGATGTAATGCTCAAAGGTTTTATGAAAATCTTTGAGAAAATCGACCAGTTTAATTTCAAAGGTAGTTTTGAAGGATGGATTAAACGCATAATGGTAAACGAGGCCTTGATGAAAATAAGGTCTATAAAAACTAAGGAGGTTGGTATTGAGGATGTGTCGGTCTCAAATTTTGAAACTCAAGCTTCTTCCAAACTAGAAGCAGAAGACCTTCTCGCTATGATTAGCACATTGCCGCAAGGGTATAAGACTGTTTTTAACCTCTATGCCATTGAAGGTTTCAGCCATTCCGAAATTGCCGAGCAATTAGGTATTTCAGAAGGTACATCCAAATCCCAACTGAGCAGAGCTAGAGCTATGCTCCAAAAAAGATTAGAAAATCAGGATAACAGCTTAAAAAATGAATTCAATTAAAAACAATAAAAAACATCCTTTAGATGAGCTTTTTCGCCAAAAGCTTTCTGGTTTTGAAATGGAACCCTCGCTTGAAGCGAAAGAAAGGTTTCTCGCTTCTATCAACGCAGAAGAATCTTCAAAAAAACCATTCTGGTTCTTTTCTGCAGCTGCTGCAGTAATTCTTATTAGTGGTTTAAGTTGGTTTTTCCTTAATAATAGTCCCAAGATTGACACCAATTCAGCTTTGGCGGAGCTTTCTGTGGAATCAACTATAGAAGAAACCCCAAAAGTTCTAGAAAACACTTTTCCCGTCCCTGAAATAGTAAATAGAGAAAACTTGAACACAAGGACTT
This sequence is a window from Arcticibacterium luteifluviistationis. Protein-coding genes within it:
- a CDS encoding enolase C-terminal domain-like protein produces the protein MKKINVDESRRDTIKKLGLSSAGILGLFGGASRAEARETTPSYAKGMGKVTITRVRAIATAPQRSNLIVVKVETSEPGLYGLGCATFTQRAVAVVAAINSYLDDFCRGKDVDNIEDMWQSAYVSSYWRNGPVLNNALSGLDQALWDIKGKRAGMPVYQLLGGKSRFAIPCYTHASGRTPGDVIESVQKYQEQGFKHIRIQQGGYGAVGSTDQLPDFKAAGFGGESDNYMNQQYYLKSVPKMFEAVRKACGEEVELLHDIHERVAPIDAIHMIKQLEEYRPFFIEDPFSPENMKWFKQLRASTTVPLAMGELFNNINEFVEPMVNQWFDFIRIHVSQIGGITPAMKVARLGEWFNIRTAWHGPGDVSPVGHSAHAHIDMAIWNFGIQEAVSFSEEMLDVFSGCPTMKNGYMSVNDAPGLGVDIDEKEAAKYPIGTKSNWQVRKADGTILRP
- a CDS encoding SusD/RagB family nutrient-binding outer membrane lipoprotein; its protein translation is MKFNIKYILGLVLLVTALPSCDEGFDEININKVDPTSLASSLILNKAIVSTTYLDGNGTLGMLCYNFGIVQQIITPYGSSLSGGNYNQLNNSNAAKVWDNFYRNVVKQVVAVVEQTKDLPMESNTYNSARIWKAYTFMVLTDTYGDIPYFQAGKGFIDEVVTPIYDSQEVIYKDILKELEEAVAALDANQPTFSTDILYGGNVSGWKKLGNSLMLRAAMRLTKVDPATAETYVKKAVAGGLIESNSENSIIRHTSIYNNYVANHLTAREKTNFYLAEPFVEFLKNNNDPRLPVFAVRYVGAKGGPEQVAARASSAQEDQIGMPMGYNDVSISETFAEKKVASLWDYTQVNLGTILKLDAPEFHVTYSQTQLLLAEAAMRGWVSGDAATYYTNGIRANLEQMALYDDKATIAEADIQAYLDSQTFDPSKGYDQINTQYWVSTFIDGNESFANFRRSGFPALAKNPYPGSELKGEDFIRRLPYPDGEIVVNSANMNEAISRQGPNTLETRVWWDKK
- a CDS encoding SusC/RagA family TonB-linked outer membrane protein; the protein is MKKKLFFNLTMTLLLFGFQIMAQNKEVTGTVTGNEGGLPGVSVILEGSTQGTMTNVDGAYSISVPANGTLKFSFIGYLAKSVKVNNQSVINVKLEEEQTNLSEVVVTALGIKREAKTLGYATATVNAEQVSTNRSPNVMTGLQGKMSGVNITTMGTGPGGSAKIRIRGQSSFSGQNNPLIIINGVPVDNTNYSLGGDYGSRSSNSSDGGDGLSSINPDDVESMTVLKGATAAALYGSRAKDGVVMITTKNKGSGKGFGVSYNMNFTTDTPIDNTDFQYEYGQGEGGKRPTSANPTSGVWSFGEKFEPGMTQILFDNEEYPYEPVYDRVKKFYDVGTNLTNTITVSNAGEKGGFSLSLSNASNKGIMPNNKFDKKIINLGFTQNITSKLTATGNVNYSLEDNTNPPQVNTQDVAVSTVIFTLANSMPFEALQNNPTHPNGDEFVFSRFLVRNNPYYSMSRKFENIDRNRLFGNIALKYQFTDWLYLQGRLSEDFYVRNQEYNIPNGYAPIPKAPTGYVNGSYTQDIRKNTERNLDFILGANRDFGTIGVDLTLGGNQRYARNDYNSVTVQDFVQPGLYTVMNGRVKDPLYALSEKKINSLFGATTISYKEFLYLSLTARNDWFSTLAAANRSILYPSATGSFVFSQAFNNLPSWLNFGKFRAAYAEVGSDNVNPYSNALYYAVDNNSFPNPSGQLVPIGGVNASVVPNRNLRPLRVKEAEFGIEMKIIENKVGLDFTYYNKITEDQILAAQISDATSYTSKLINVGRSRNQGIEAMVSFSPIKSGDFVWDFSANASYNTSEVLKLGLTDKDTVITVGGGGGRTLNQVVGKPIGQLYTFMYLRDDQGRQVFDSNSGMPLRDNTLRNVGNALPKYFGGITNTFRYKNIQLYTLIDFKLGHKLIAGRNINYIRHGLSKRTLPGRDVGYVIGDGVNQNGEINTTQVAVQPFYESINPLGINEDFVQNAGFWKLRQVSLSYDFTKLFAEDGFVKGLRLSAVANNVLTIKKWTENMDPEEALVSSDNAVGLDFWPGLPPTRSVGFNLNFKF
- the hemE gene encoding uroporphyrinogen decarboxylase, whose amino-acid sequence is MSLKNDLLLRAAKGEEQERVPVWVMRQAGRILKEYRAVRKTAGSFINLATNPELAAEVTLQPVDILGVDAAIIFSDILVVPEAMDLPYEMVEKVGPIFRKTIKSKADVDVLNTSDIEDRLSYVLEAMKLVKTGLSDRVPLIGFAGAPFTIFCYMIEGKGSKTFSEAKKMLYTEPELSHQLLQKITDVTITYLKAQVACGANLVQVFDSWAGILSPSQYSVFATPYISQICKAINNVPVTVFAKGAYFAREEIGQLDCNVVGMDWNMDILESRELIPNKTLQGNLDPCVLYGSFKEIEKETTIMLNKFGKQKYIANLGHGVYPDMNPDNVKCFIDTVKAW
- a CDS encoding thioredoxin family protein, whose protein sequence is MKNLTILALAISMITLSSWTGKKDIKTVEFYSGSYDNFLRTAKKQQKPILLDFWATWCGPCKKMDNETFKNSDLAAYVNGNFLIYRVDIDTEDGKRIAERFDVKVFPTLLVADYKGNEVTKLKGFYSPNYLAKTLDNLDESHRLLGSDKKEQYVMK
- a CDS encoding RNA polymerase sigma factor gives rise to the protein MTKILSLFSSDHNLAKALKRGDKKAQNHLYERYSGLMFGICMRYMGDQMAAEDVMLKGFMKIFEKIDQFNFKGSFEGWIKRIMVNEALMKIRSIKTKEVGIEDVSVSNFETQASSKLEAEDLLAMISTLPQGYKTVFNLYAIEGFSHSEIAEQLGISEGTSKSQLSRARAMLQKRLENQDNSLKNEFN